A window of Malania oleifera isolate guangnan ecotype guangnan chromosome 5, ASM2987363v1, whole genome shotgun sequence contains these coding sequences:
- the LOC131155452 gene encoding nuclear transport factor 2 — MASSVQQQAAAGSPPSPQVVGNAFVQQYYHILHQSPQLVYRFYQDISKLGRPEDNGIMGSVSSMDAINEKVLSLDYGKLSAEIKTVDAQDSHEGGVLVLVTGYLTGKDNVKRNFTQTFFLAPQDKGYFVLNDMFRYVEDVNNEGDQGLASEVEAPLTPDQEPSLVQDNHVSEHMTVSSEDVNGEEVYDPSENGEVLIVEEEVPVAEVVDEIHDDSQLVTESNSKIEEVPRKSYASIVKVMKENGMPLSTTPAPPRAVPKGQEQQITATPLPATVAETSNVNSNAVDSGDSQEGEVEGYSIYIRGLPMSATPGLLEGEFKKFGAIKRNGIQVRSNKGFCFGFVEFEVANAVQNAIEASPITIGGRQAYVEEKRSTNSRGNNRGRFTNGRGGMGGFRNEGARGRGNYGGGRGYSRGDFSNRTEFGNRGNGRGGHSNRVDGYQRADHLGNNGGRMNRWGGMSVNATAKSMAPRVSAPA; from the exons ATGGCATCTTCAGTACAGCAGCAGGCCGCCGCTGGATCTCCCCCTAGTCCGCAAGTT GTGGGGAATGCTTTTGTTCAGCAGTATTACCACATTCTGCATCAATCGCCCCAGCTCGTCTATCGATTTTACCAGGATATTAGCAAGCTTGGTCGACCCGAGGATAATGGAATCATGGGTTCCGTCTCATCAATGGAT GCTATCAACGAGAAGGTACTTTCACTGGATTATGGTAAACTCAGTGCAGAGATCAAAACTGTCGATGCTCAAGATTCTCATGAAGGAGGTGTACTTGTCCTTGTTACTGGCTACTTAACGGGAAAGGACAATGTTAAGCGGAATTTTACTCAGACCTTCTTTCTTGCTCCGCAAGACAAAGGATACTTTGTTCTGAATGATATGTTTAGATATGTTGAAGATGTCAATAATGAGGGAGACCAGGGTTTGGCATCTGAGGTTGAAGCTCCTCTCACTCCAGATCAGG AACCTTCTCTTGTGCAGGATAATCATGTCTCAGAGCATATGACTGTGTCATCAGAGGATGTTAATGGGGAGGAAGTGTATGATCCTTCTGAGAATGGAGAAGTTCTCATCGTGGAAGAGGAAGTCCCAGTGGCTGAGGTGGTTGATGAAATTCATGATGATTCACAGTTAGTGACTGAATCTAACTCCAAAATTGAAGAAGTTCCAAGGAAGTCGTATGCTTCAATT GTGAAGGTGATGAAGGAGAATGGCATGCCTTTGTCAACTACTCCTGCTCCTCCAAGGGCTGTACCGAAGGGCCAGGAGCAACAAATAACTGCCACACCACTGCCTGCAACTGTGGCTGAGACGTCCAATGTAAACTCAAATGCGGTTGACAGTGGGGACAGCCAAGAGGGAGAAG TTGAAGGTTACTCTATCTACATAAGGGGCTTGCCAATGAGTGCAACACCAGGCCTACTTGAGGGCGAGTTCAAAAAGTTTGGAGCTATTAAGAGAAATGGAATTCAAGTTAGAAGCAACAAG GGATTTTGTTTTGGCTTTGTGGAATTTGAGGTGGCAAATGCTGTTCAAAATGCAATAGAG GCTTCCCCTATTACGATTGGTGGACGCCAAGCTTATGTTGAGGAGAAGAGATCCACAAATTCTCGAGGCAA CAACAGGGGTAGATTTACAAATGGGCGTGGGGGTATGGGTGGTTTCAGGAATGAGGGAGCTAGAGGACGAGGAAACTATGGAGGTGGTAGAGGCTACAGTCGGGGTGATTTCAGCAACAGGACAGAGTTTGGAAACAGGGGCAATGGTCGAGGAGGACATTCAAACCGAGTTGATGGATATCAGAGGGCTGACCATCTGGGTAACAATGGTGGACGCATGAATCGTTGGGGTGGGATGTCAGTAAATGCAACAGCCAAAAGTATGGCACCACGAGTATCTGCGCCTGCTTGA